One genomic region from Spirulina subsalsa PCC 9445 encodes:
- a CDS encoding family 10 glycosylhydrolase, which yields MSRVLLTTAIALGWVMPLEALAQGQRIAVVRSPENVRQWPGITQRLQQVGVDYCVLDLSEVQGGATLQQLGVLVLPNLETLTGSQVTTLDRWVREGGKVIVTGPTGSLSQPEVRSQLRALLGAYWGFPLTSPSTLQLNPIAQTAWRSADPLSSTLRGGVIIPTNRNSQTVAVWQADGTPPAVVATGDVTFFGWRWGSDEVASVDLDSAWLQAALQRYGTTPAPSAFTAQSCTGGRGAAQLPPSPDLTTPTAGRPTTERPTLAQSSSSRPSATRPSTTTAAPPPVPIPPPTQTAQNLPEDDDAPFTPPPRRFDPNRPGTLAPAEIRAMQADLERLVGRYESAQLSAQASQSDLNGTLDQAIEQSLNGRANTRLASTQVAAAPMSNARQGLTNFQNYVAQSDYNQAREQWRLTQGYVWDNYPISGVVQTPETRAMWLDRGSIVRAGSEAGLARIFDRLANAGINTVFFETLNASYPIYPSSVAPEQNPLTQGWDPLASAVKLAHERGMELHAWVWIFAAANQRHNVLLRQPNEYLGPVLTRNPQWASLDRQGNVFKPNTRKAFFDPANPEVRAYLLSLIDEIATKYEVDGIHLDYIRYPFQDPRVGQTHGYGMAGRARFRQLTGVDPATLTPNHPLWGQWTQFRIQQVDQFVAETSELLKRKHPRIILSGAVFPLPTQERLSRLQQNWEGWIQQGQIDLLVPMTYARDTDSFEQLTESLFNRGMTGATLFLPGIRLLGLPTMVTVDQMQHTRNSPTGGYALFAAQNLSLNLQQVLNRSQGSLGRGRPPALIPHRSPFKAAQGRYEALQREWQFLVTQNRLPMEERQMREWGRQSAAVAIALEELAARPSAPNLNRARSELTTFQRQFGSWMGQYAQQSPYQVQAWQNRLVGIDVLLRYGEQVELRRER from the coding sequence ATGAGCCGCGTTCTTTTAACAACAGCGATCGCCCTAGGATGGGTCATGCCCCTAGAAGCCTTAGCCCAAGGGCAACGCATCGCCGTTGTGAGAAGTCCAGAAAATGTCAGACAATGGCCCGGTATTACCCAACGTCTGCAACAAGTCGGTGTGGATTATTGTGTCTTAGACCTCTCGGAAGTCCAAGGGGGGGCAACTCTGCAACAATTGGGGGTGTTGGTGTTACCCAATCTGGAAACCCTGACGGGCTCCCAAGTCACCACCCTAGATCGTTGGGTGAGAGAGGGGGGGAAAGTCATAGTCACTGGGCCCACAGGCAGCTTATCTCAGCCCGAAGTGCGATCGCAACTCCGCGCCCTCCTCGGGGCCTACTGGGGTTTCCCCCTCACCAGTCCCTCCACCCTACAACTAAATCCCATCGCCCAAACCGCTTGGCGCAGTGCTGACCCCCTCTCTAGCACCCTACGAGGTGGTGTGATTATCCCCACCAATCGAAACAGTCAAACCGTCGCCGTGTGGCAAGCCGACGGCACCCCCCCCGCCGTCGTCGCTACCGGAGACGTAACCTTTTTCGGGTGGCGTTGGGGCAGTGATGAAGTGGCCAGCGTAGACCTTGATAGTGCTTGGTTACAGGCCGCCCTCCAACGTTATGGCACCACCCCCGCCCCCAGTGCCTTCACCGCCCAATCCTGCACCGGAGGACGGGGCGCCGCCCAACTTCCCCCCTCCCCAGACCTAACCACCCCCACAGCCGGACGACCCACCACAGAACGCCCCACCCTGGCCCAAAGCAGCAGCAGTCGTCCCTCAGCCACTCGTCCCTCAACCACAACCGCCGCCCCACCCCCGGTTCCCATTCCTCCCCCCACCCAAACCGCCCAGAACCTCCCAGAGGACGACGACGCGCCCTTTACCCCCCCACCCCGTCGATTTGACCCCAACCGACCCGGCACCCTTGCCCCCGCCGAAATTCGGGCAATGCAGGCCGATTTAGAACGGTTAGTGGGACGGTATGAAAGCGCCCAACTGAGCGCCCAAGCCAGCCAAAGCGACCTAAACGGCACCCTAGACCAAGCCATTGAACAATCCTTAAACGGTCGCGCCAATACTCGGCTAGCCTCGACTCAAGTCGCCGCCGCCCCGATGAGTAATGCCCGTCAAGGCTTAACCAACTTCCAGAATTATGTCGCCCAAAGCGACTATAACCAAGCGCGGGAACAGTGGCGACTGACTCAAGGCTATGTGTGGGATAATTACCCCATCTCCGGCGTAGTCCAAACCCCTGAAACCCGCGCCATGTGGTTAGATCGGGGTAGTATCGTCCGAGCCGGTTCTGAGGCGGGTTTAGCCCGCATCTTTGACCGTCTGGCCAATGCTGGGATTAATACCGTATTTTTTGAAACCCTCAACGCCAGTTATCCCATTTATCCCAGCAGCGTTGCTCCAGAACAAAACCCCCTCACTCAAGGCTGGGATCCCCTAGCCTCAGCCGTGAAACTCGCCCATGAACGGGGGATGGAACTTCATGCTTGGGTCTGGATTTTTGCCGCGGCCAACCAACGCCATAATGTCCTACTACGCCAACCCAACGAGTACCTCGGCCCGGTGTTAACTCGTAATCCTCAGTGGGCGAGTTTGGATAGACAGGGGAATGTTTTTAAGCCCAATACCCGCAAAGCCTTTTTTGACCCGGCTAATCCAGAAGTCCGGGCTTATTTACTCTCCCTGATTGATGAAATTGCCACGAAATACGAGGTCGATGGCATCCATTTAGACTATATTCGCTATCCCTTCCAAGATCCGAGGGTCGGCCAAACTCATGGTTACGGTATGGCAGGACGGGCGCGCTTCCGCCAATTAACCGGGGTAGATCCGGCCACCCTCACCCCCAATCATCCCCTCTGGGGTCAATGGACGCAGTTCCGCATCCAACAGGTGGATCAGTTTGTGGCGGAAACCTCCGAGTTGTTGAAACGCAAACATCCTCGGATTATCCTCTCCGGGGCAGTGTTCCCCTTACCCACTCAGGAACGCCTGTCTCGCTTACAACAAAACTGGGAGGGCTGGATTCAACAGGGACAGATTGATTTATTAGTTCCCATGACCTATGCTCGGGATACGGACAGCTTTGAACAGTTGACCGAGTCCTTATTTAATCGGGGGATGACGGGGGCGACGCTGTTTTTACCGGGGATTCGGCTGTTGGGTTTACCTACGATGGTGACGGTAGACCAAATGCAGCACACTCGCAATTCTCCCACGGGGGGGTATGCCTTGTTTGCGGCACAGAATTTGAGCCTGAATTTGCAGCAGGTTTTGAATCGCAGTCAGGGTTCATTAGGACGCGGCCGCCCTCCGGCTTTAATCCCCCATCGTTCGCCCTTTAAAGCGGCTCAGGGGCGTTATGAGGCCTTACAACGGGAATGGCAGTTTTTAGTCACTCAGAACCGTTTACCGATGGAAGAACGGCAGATGCGGGAATGGGGGCGACAATCGGCGGCTGTTGCGATCGCCCTCGAAGAATTAGCCGCCCGTCCTTCCGCCCCCAACTTGAATCGCGCTCGTTCTGAACTGACCACTTTTCAGCGTCAATTCGGCTCTTGGATGGGACAATATGCTCAACAATCCCCCTATCAAGTCCAAGCTTGGCAAAATCGCTTAGTGGGTATTGATGTTTTATTACGCTATGGTGAGCAAGTGGAATTGAGACGAGAACGTTAG